The window TTATGTGACATTATGTTTTTTCGGACTTCAAactattaatatatgtatttagcagttacaattttgatttaaatttaaaaatatcaatttctaAAGTCCAAATTATCGTTGCACTACCATCACTAACGCTGAATTTGATTAAATATGTGTCACCCTGTGCTGTAGTTTCACCCAGCTGATATTTTGACATACAAACATTCTCTCACATATACTCAAGTGAAAcgtcaatatattttatttaaattttctttggcTTGTTCACGTGTTTGTTTATGTCTctcaattaaagtaaattttccacaaataaaactaaattaggaAACTCCAGCCTTATAGAAATGGAGTCCAAATATACATTACCGAGTAAATCGCCCTTAAAAACATTCGGTTCTAATGTGCGCAGTGGTATAATACCGTTGAAAAGAAAACTTCAAAGTCCAGGTGCTGAAAATGGTACTGGGAAAATTTTCAAGTCTGCCAATACAAATGGTCAGACAGCGACCAATAATAAGACTACTGGTGCGGCACAACAAACACAGCAAACATCGGCAAAATTAACACCAACAAAATTACAATTGGAGCAACAGCGTCAAGCATTACCAGTGACAAATTGCCGTAAACGTTTGGTACAAGAAATGCATAAATCTGATATACTGCTGATAATGGGTGAGACAGGTTCTGGCAAAACAACACAATTACCACAGTTTTTACTGGGCGCTGGCTTTGGTAATAAAGGTATGATTGCGGTAACACAGCCACGTCGTGTGGCAGCCATAACAGTGGCTAAACGTGTAGCTCAAGAGCAGCACTGTCAGTTGGGAGAATTGGTTGGCTATACGGTGCGTTTTGAAGATTGTACAACACCAAAGACACGTATACGTTTCATGACTGATGGTTTTCTAATGCGTGAAGCTTTAGCAGATCGTTTACTACGCAACTATACGGTCATAATGTTAGATGAGGCTCACGAACGTACTGTTAGTACTGATGTCCTCTTCGGTGTTGTTAAGGAAGCTCAAAGACAACGTAGATTGCGCAGTTTGACACCCCTAAAGGTAATAGTCACTTCGGCCACCATGGATATTGATCACTTTGGTCGTTATTTTGGTGTTAAGGGTATGTACTTGGAAGGTCGTACACATCCTGTTAAGGTTATGCATGCCAAAGAATCACAGTCAGACTATTTGCATGCTACACTTGTAACACTATTCGATATTCATCGTAATACACCAGCTAAGTAAGTGGAATTTCTATTATTTgctgaaattgttttattaaattatttaatttctttttttaatagtcATGATGTATTGATTTTCCTAACTGGTCAAGAAGAAATCGAAGCAATGGCTCAACAAATACGTCAAATTGCAAAGGTATGTTTTGAAGTAATAACTTAATCATTATTTGTTCGAAATTAAATTACAGTGACACTCTGTCGTTGTTTCGGATTATGAACTTGTTAGGAACTAAAATTTACACTGTTCAATGTTCCACAgaatgattttgaaaatttatcataTCGGGTCTATTGTAGGCTTCATTATTAAAGCCTTATGTGGGAATAAAACCCACGACTTCCACGTTAGTGTAGCACACtaacaagttctaaaatttaatgttttttttttaataattttgttttttgtaattcaaTTATTGATTATAACTAATCTATTTAAATTATCCTTTTTTTCTAGACCAATCTCAGCAATATTGCCGGCGTAAGAGTATTTCCACTCTATTCTCAATTGCCACAAAATAAACAGCTTGAATGTTTTTTGCCAGCTCCAGCTAATGCTCGTAAAATTGTTTTAGCTACAAATATCGCTGAGACATCTGTCACCATACCCGGTATACGTTGTGTCATCGATGCAGGTTTTGTAAAACGTCGCATTTATACTCCCAGTACGGGTCTAGATGTTCTAAGAGTAGTTCGCATATCCCAAGCACAAGCATGGCAACGTTGTGGTCGTGCTGGTCGCGATGCACCCGGTACATGTTATCGTACCTATACACAAAACGAAATGAATGGATttgaaaaaatgccaaaaccCGAAATATTGCGTAGCAATATTTGTTCTACTGTTTTAAATCTATTGGCATTAGGTATCGATTGCAAAAGTTTTGATTTCCTAGATAGACCTTCACCCGAAGCCATGGATACTGCTTATCGAAAGCTTGAGTCTTTGGGTGCTGTACGTAATGCTGCCACTGTGCCAGAGCTAACGCCATTGGGTCGGCAAATGGCTCAATTTCCTTTGGATCCTCAGTACAGTAAATTATTATTGGCAGCTCCACAATTTGGTTGTATGGAAGAGATGTTAAGCTTGGTGGCGGTACTTTCCGGTGAAAATGTATTCATTTCGAGTGCAGAAAAACGTGAACAAGCCGCATTGGCTCATGCCAAATTTCAATCCAAACATGGTGATCACCTAACGCTGCTGAATGTTTTTAGTGCATTTCAAAAGActgaaaaaattaaagtataacaaatatttatacatctttaaaagtactttacttaaatcttttttaattttacagttATGGTGTCATGACAATTTCCTAAATACCCGTAATCTTATGTACGCCCGTGAAGTACGCAGCCAACTTTTGGAAATTGTTGAACGTTTGGCTCTGCAAGTCAATAGCTGTGGCAATAATTTCGATCAAGTACGCAAATGTTTACTAGTTGGCCTATTCGATAATATTGCCGAATTACAGCGTGACAATTTCTATTTGACCATAACCGGTCGTCAACGTGCCAAAATTCATCCTTCTAGTGTATTTCATGGTAAATATCGTCCggaatatataattttctctGAAATCGTGCTCACCGAACGTAATTTCTTGCGTCAAATAACAGAGATTTCACCGGAATGGGTAGCCGAGGTTGTACCTCACTTTACCCATCTTAGTCGCATTAAAGTGTCATCGTAATTATTGTtacaattcaaattttatttatctttcacttttatacatattttattaattttattaaattaattctaaattcttaattatctttttgaaacaaaatcatacttttaagttaaataattgtaattgttttccgttatggcaaaattttgtataattaaacatgtttttgtGTTCAATTATACTTTTGAATTTACCATACTTGAAGTGCTTTAAATACCTTATGTCCTTCCTATAtcacaaattattattttcttgcaaTCCTTTTTATAGTGAAACAATTATATTAGGTTAATTTTTATAgtcctttgattttttttcaggtttaaaacatataattatttttttatattatatttaagatatcttacttattaatagaaaataaaagttgaattttaaatataaaatttaaatcaagaaaaaattataattttataacatttagatATTGTACAATGAGCACCATAATtcacaaattaatttatgtgtTATGCTTTCCTACTATAGAGAGGGGTTACTCCGTATTTCGATTCGAATGAAAAAGTTTTCGAAacacaatatatttaaaatacaaattcgaAAAGTTTTTCTATCGAATCGTATTTAAGAGTAACCCCCTTAGGAAGTATCCAATTATGTGATTGCTGCAAAAGACGCACGCTTGGATGctgttggtccctttgtgatacctgtaaagaaATGAAAAGCAAAGAGAGATAGAAAGGGGAAATACGCTTTAGGGTTAAGTGAGAAAAGAGATGAGGAGTAAAGTTTAGAAACTAAGAGAAAGAGTTATTATGAGAGTGAGCAGAGATAGAAGTATagtaaattaaaaagatttccATCCTTATGGACTATTATAAATGCTACAAGTTTGCTTATTCAGGTGgtatttagaaaaagttgttgttgtagcagcaaCACGTGTAAAGTTAGTGTGGCTAGGTTGACAATCCTTGatcgttgttcgttgaactccgagtcgttctggtgcgaagaaccgattgtcgtgggagCGTTTAGAACCACTTGTTGTGCCTGATGAATGCGTTTATATTTTACCATCTTAGATTGGCTGATTTCGACAAGTCATCTAATATtcgttttcttaaaaattcgaAACGATAGTATGCTAACGCAGAGCATTGGCAGAGAAGATATTCAACAGATTCTTCCTCGTCCTGACAGCTTCTACAGAAGTCGTTGTGTGGTATACAAAGTCTTTTTGCATGGTTTCAAATAAACCGTGTTCTGTGGTAGCAGCAAAAAGATTGCTGAGATTGGGACGATACAAATTTGACCATATCTTCCTGGTGATGATACAAGTTGGCTCATTTCGTCATCTCGTCTGGGAGAGTTCATAGaactatttttctattaattccTTAGTCATTTAGCGGTATGCCGCAGAAATTGTCTATGTCACTATTGGATAATAAGGctccttttttgaaatttatcagACACACAGTTGCCAATCAAATCCCCGTGTATCCGCACCCATTTGAGTACGATTGTTTAATGCCTCGCCATTCTGTTTAAGGATATCCGGCATcagtacaaattttaatatctttattaaatattcagtAGTACCAAAGCCATTTTGATGCTGTAGGTCAGCCTGTAATGGGCTACATTCTTTTTGTatcctaaaatttattttagtaccAAATTTATGGGTCAAAATGCCCACACTCGCTCCCCTTTCTTGGAACTGTTCGTGTACACCGAGAGGGTTTTAGGGGAGCTGTCTTTCTCTAAAGCTGAGTTTTTGGAGATAATGTATCCGAAGTTCCTTTGGAAGAAGGGTTTTGGAGTGCAGTAATCTATATTATTCGGGAGAATAGATATCATGACCGATTGGCTTGTGAGTTCATGTACATTTTTTGGCCAACAGATCAGTTGGAATCCAGTTCAGTAGTTCGAATAGAGATTTAGTCGATGTTATTCTCAGTGATCCTGTTATGAGATGAAGCTAtctctattagtttcccagataaacaatgatttttggttttttattcatataggAGGTGCAACGGCCCGTATTGTTTACAaggatgttaaagttcttcatACATTCCGCCCATTTGAGAACTTTAACTCTTGCAGTTTCTAAGGTATGCGACTTTTAACACTTATTTTGAATGTGGGCCTGGTACTCTGAAATTTTGCAATTGTTTTGAAACCGAcgcatttcatatttttgtttttaatacagaAATCATCTTGTCACTAAGTTGTGACCATCTTTAATAAAGCGATTTATCAatctgattttaataaaaatcaatgtcGATCTGCAAATAATTATATGAATATATCTCCACCTGAAACGCAAACGTACCTAGGTTAGGTTAAGAACCATAAAGAACGGTGCATATCCACTCGGAGACCTCAAGGGACATTGTAATTACCTTCAAAGAGTGAGGATACaaacacagagaaaacaaaagtaaaacacTACAAGTAAAAACAGAAGAAAGCTGATAAAAAGATGGATATAATTAACTAGTCAATGAAGAGATAAAGAGATAAGAGAGATGATATTTGTCCCCATATAAAGCCCAGTAGAACAGCGAGGGCCAAGACCCGTAATTTTAACCTGATACTCCGTATCCTTAGACATTTGCAAATTATGTACATGCTCGATCGACTGCACTTCCTCCTCATCTTCACATTACCTACAATAGTCCCACTTACTGACAAAGGCCCTAACTGAACAGTTCGCATCCCTATCAGAATTCTTAGACTGCGTTTATCTAGTCCTATAAGTCCAAGTCCGTTTGCAACCTCATTACCATACACAATCTAATGACAAATATAATCATAAAGTTTCTACAATCTACAACCAGGCACAAGTGAACCGTGTGAAAAGCTAATGCTCTGAGAGCAGCTTGTCAGTCACTACTACGCTTTCCTGATCGCTAGGATATCTGCTTGGAAGACACTACATTCGTCAGGGAGTCTGGAGGACCGTTTTATGTTGATATCATATAATATAAACACTGGCATCGATATAAACACTGGCACGGGTGCTGCTAAGCAAGCGAACTATCCACAAGGAAGTCCTGAACTCCAAGCTCTATAAACGAATCCCTAATCGCCACAATCTTTATGTTATTCAAAGCTTCAAAAAACGGGGCAAGAGTATAGTCCCTATTCTCATGTAGTGCACTCTCAACTGATTTACCCTTAAGGTAGGCATGCTGAGCGACACTTATGAGGTGAAATTGTTCCAATAGAAAAGAAGATAGTCTGATGGGTCTAAAATTCTTTGGCTTTAAGTGGCTTGCCTTACCGGCTTGGGTATGAAAATAACCATAACCTCCCTCCACGTCTTGAGTTTTAGCAGAAGAGATAGAGCTGGAAATATGCCATCCGGCATATTGTCAATGATTACACAATACTGAGTCCATGAATTCCTTTTGCTCTTTTAAATTACCTTTGTActtattaaaacacattttatagtTGACCTAGTCAATTTCTTGACCATGGACCTATTAAACAGTCTTCCAACAGTAGTCGTCCTTTGAATTCTAAGTTCCTTGGTCCACCACTTAGGTTGCTCTTTCTTGCCGGGATGTCTATGAACATTGAAACATTAaggataaaaagtaaaattttatttgtttaaagaaataacaTCAAATTCGTAATGTAATGTATACTTACTAACTGAAAACCCGCCTgatgttttaatatattcagGCCATCATagattaaataattttgcaatgctatgtttgtttgaataaaatgaTTCACATTTTCTCCAATATAAATCAAATTCGTATGGTCTAATGAAGCCATTTTCAGTTTCGTccttcttaaaaatattttttgcaagtCTTTTTACATAGGCAtgcttattatatatttttcctcGTTTtctacttatataaaatttctatagcagttaatataaataaatgtaaatatattataaacgaaattttatatacagtgaatcagcTAAGTTTTTTACCTaccttttttttaagagaatttagatttttgttcataaataacattggaaaaaacatgtaaaaagtaaatttatgttttccaattaaaaatagagattgtgtaaaatgggaaaaccaagaaaaaaatattaaaatacaaattttggtgcatttgttgttgtattttattattcttaatcAGAATTtccatgtcaataaagtattttgcatattgagaatttcaattaatattgttgggtttttttcaaattatgttttaattcctttttggaatttattgttgaaaggacgagtgttaagtatttttcaattgtaattcgcaaaaatcatatcctcattgtgtaaaaatgccttaaaaatgtttaaaggataataatgaggcaatttcgatataaaaaattagtttagatttctagaacaagtgtaaatcaatgaaatataattatgagatgcttaatcaataacattgaaaaatatttaatagagtaattgatgaaatgatcccaagaattattagaaaaaacacactgagtggtgcttcaaaatctttaactgccaaagggagggcCTTGTATCCATGGAAaaccattggactcctgatttatcttctccaaaatctatatacgaactaggaggaacactatgttctAATTTaaacctctaaacagacctaagaatgcttggaaccaatgtaaagtaaactgtcgtgtagtacaggtaaaatacctaatttagatattttaaaatagagatggttatcataccctaaggtcaacaaaagcaaaaattttcagctaatacatacacttataaatatttagaacccaaaccAAGAATAATTATCCAGTTCCTAATATgtctactgtatcttattcat of the Lucilia cuprina isolate Lc7/37 chromosome 2, ASM2204524v1, whole genome shotgun sequence genome contains:
- the LOC111680905 gene encoding ATP-dependent RNA helicase DHX33, which produces MESKYTLPSKSPLKTFGSNVRSGIIPLKRKLQSPGAENGTGKIFKSANTNGQTATNNKTTGAAQQTQQTSAKLTPTKLQLEQQRQALPVTNCRKRLVQEMHKSDILLIMGETGSGKTTQLPQFLLGAGFGNKGMIAVTQPRRVAAITVAKRVAQEQHCQLGELVGYTVRFEDCTTPKTRIRFMTDGFLMREALADRLLRNYTVIMLDEAHERTVSTDVLFGVVKEAQRQRRLRSLTPLKVIVTSATMDIDHFGRYFGVKGMYLEGRTHPVKVMHAKESQSDYLHATLVTLFDIHRNTPANHDVLIFLTGQEEIEAMAQQIRQIAKTNLSNIAGVRVFPLYSQLPQNKQLECFLPAPANARKIVLATNIAETSVTIPGIRCVIDAGFVKRRIYTPSTGLDVLRVVRISQAQAWQRCGRAGRDAPGTCYRTYTQNEMNGFEKMPKPEILRSNICSTVLNLLALGIDCKSFDFLDRPSPEAMDTAYRKLESLGAVRNAATVPELTPLGRQMAQFPLDPQYSKLLLAAPQFGCMEEMLSLVAVLSGENVFISSAEKREQAALAHAKFQSKHGDHLTLLNVFSAFQKTEKIKLWCHDNFLNTRNLMYAREVRSQLLEIVERLALQVNSCGNNFDQVRKCLLVGLFDNIAELQRDNFYLTITGRQRAKIHPSSVFHGKYRPEYIIFSEIVLTERNFLRQITEISPEWVAEVVPHFTHLSRIKVSS